The nucleotide sequence ATGGTTCCAAAGGGTTGCATCACCTGTTTCATGGCTACTATTATTCCTACTTAATAAGGTTAAAATGTGGCGTTCGTGAGGAGTTTTCGGGAAAAAAGCTAGCGAAAAAGGGGGAATTATCCACTCTGCTTAACCTGTAAAGCTTTTATTTGCCTAGCAATGACCACCGCCCCCGGTGTATCACCATGCACACACAGTGAATCTGCATTTAATAATAAGGAGCGGTTAGACACCGAGGTTACCCTTCCCTCGCTTAATAATTGCTTTGCTTGGTTTAATGCTTCTTGCTCACTCAATACAGCGCCAGGTTCCTGTCGAGATTTCAAAAAGCCGTCGTCGGTATATTGTCTATCTGCAAACGCTTCAAAACGTAACCTTATACCAAACTCATCAGCGACGGTCTGACGGGAGAAATTATCTGGGGTAGCCTGAATCATTAACGCTAGTGGCACGTTTTTAGACACCCCCGAGACGGCTTCCATGACGCTGCGCAATATTGATGTGTTTTGCATCATATCGTTGTAAAGGGCTCCGTGGGGCTTAACGTAAGTTACCTGTGCCCCTACTACCTCCGCCATGCCTAGTAGCGCGCATACCTGATATTGAACGCACGCCACAAGCTCGTCGCTTGCCATGGCTAAGCTACGACGACCAAAGCCTTGTAGATCGGGGTACGAGGGATGCGCCCCAATTTCCACACCATGTTGTTTTGCGAGGGTTAGCGCTTGTTTCATCACTATAGGATCGCCCGCATGAAACCCACAGGCCACATTGGCTTGATCAATAATAGACATAATCTCGTCGTCTACTGGCATTGTCCAAGCCCCGAAACTTTCACCTAAATCGCAATTTAACTTCATAATGGTTTAGCTCTTACCCTCAATCCGATATCATGTTACCTGTTCTTGTAAAAACAGTCAGTCTTAATGATTACTATCGGAAAAATTAATACATTACGCGTTATCGCGGAATACCCCTTCGGCTACGCGTTAGCGCCACTGGTCGATTCACAAGATTACGATGATGAAAATGACCTACCTACGGTCACACTCTCTCGCGATCATGTTGAAACGCCCCTTACCCTAGAGCAAACCTTAGACGTATTTGTTGCCACAGATCAACAAGGTGAACTGTACGCCTCGATCACTGTACCTCACATACAGGTAGGTGAAACAAAGGTGTTGAAGGCCGTATCTGCTACTCACTTCGGCGCCTTCTTTGATTGGGGGTTAGAGAACGATCTCCTCATTCCTAACGACTATCAAGACACGCCGATTAATCCAGGTATGCATTACGTTGTGCATAGTTTCTTTGACGAAAAAACAAACCGGATTTTGGGCGCTACTCGCCTTCATTACTTCTTGAAGGAAGGCAGTGCCTACCTAAATGAAGGGGATGAAGTGGCGTGTTTAGTGTACGCGAAGTCAGATTTAGGCTTTAAAGTGGTTATTTGTGAAAAAGCACTGGGTCTCATTTTTCATAGCGACGCCTTTAAACCGCTAAAAGTGGGGCAAAAAACCACTGGCGTTATTAAACACATACGTGAAGACGGTAAAATAGATGTGTCTTTACAACGCCAAGATAA is from Alteromonas australica and encodes:
- a CDS encoding 5-oxoprolinase subunit PxpA — its product is MKLNCDLGESFGAWTMPVDDEIMSIIDQANVACGFHAGDPIVMKQALTLAKQHGVEIGAHPSYPDLQGFGRRSLAMASDELVACVQYQVCALLGMAEVVGAQVTYVKPHGALYNDMMQNTSILRSVMEAVSGVSKNVPLALMIQATPDNFSRQTVADEFGIRLRFEAFADRQYTDDGFLKSRQEPGAVLSEQEALNQAKQLLSEGRVTSVSNRSLLLNADSLCVHGDTPGAVVIARQIKALQVKQSG
- a CDS encoding CvfB family protein, with product MITIGKINTLRVIAEYPFGYALAPLVDSQDYDDENDLPTVTLSRDHVETPLTLEQTLDVFVATDQQGELYASITVPHIQVGETKVLKAVSATHFGAFFDWGLENDLLIPNDYQDTPINPGMHYVVHSFFDEKTNRILGATRLHYFLKEGSAYLNEGDEVACLVYAKSDLGFKVVICEKALGLIFHSDAFKPLKVGQKTTGVIKHIREDGKIDVSLQRQDKTGRDTLQQAILDDLHAHGGISTLTDKSAPDAIYQHFNVSKAAYKKALGALYKQKKITINPDAIRLVK